From a region of the Spelaeicoccus albus genome:
- a CDS encoding VOC family protein codes for MTREPITLGADRITGRGGTLNPFLILKDAAGFITFAEDVFDGEEVARARTPTPDGLLIHAEVRVGNSLLLLADPQEGWRPRPGMLQVWTSDAEKLASRAVDRAATIVTPPTPFYGSVTLARIEDPWGNLWWVYQPVPGQPDPKPAWEGGSDIVFRTLDEHLRFDRS; via the coding sequence ATGACTCGTGAACCGATAACCCTGGGCGCCGACCGGATCACCGGCCGCGGTGGCACGCTTAATCCATTCTTGATCCTCAAGGACGCGGCCGGCTTCATCACGTTCGCGGAAGATGTCTTCGACGGCGAAGAAGTCGCTCGGGCCCGGACGCCGACCCCGGATGGACTGCTCATCCACGCGGAGGTGCGTGTTGGCAACTCACTATTACTCCTGGCCGACCCGCAAGAGGGGTGGCGGCCGCGTCCGGGAATGCTACAAGTCTGGACATCGGACGCCGAGAAGCTGGCCAGTCGTGCCGTTGATCGGGCAGCAACGATCGTGACCCCGCCGACTCCGTTTTACGGCTCGGTGACTCTGGCCCGCATCGAGGACCCCTGGGGCAACCTTTGGTGGGTGTATCAGCCGGTGCCGGGGCAACCGGACCCGAAGCCGGCGTGGGAAGGCGGGTCGGACATTGTCTTTCGCACACTCGATGAGCACCTTCGCTTCGACCGCTCGTGA
- a CDS encoding DsbA family protein: protein MTSTDIRFYFDPVCPFCWLTSKWIRMVQAERGLTVEWRFISLRLINSHIDYDAHFPPEYEAGHTAGLRLLRVAARARAEHGPQSLDALQAALGAHIFDTPPAEVTDEKEHRERRGTREFVEPILVEAGLPASLADALDDKAWDAEIRADGDEALKLTGKDVGTPIIHFEPPDGVAFFGPVISRLPDKDAAVELWDHVVGLARFPGFSEMKRSLRERPQLVGFGVQPGATGKEEDWHAGSRRQKK, encoded by the coding sequence ATGACTTCGACTGACATTCGCTTTTACTTTGACCCGGTGTGCCCGTTCTGCTGGCTGACGAGTAAATGGATCCGGATGGTGCAGGCCGAGCGCGGTCTGACGGTTGAGTGGCGATTCATTTCGCTGCGGCTGATCAACTCGCACATCGATTACGACGCGCACTTCCCGCCGGAGTACGAGGCCGGGCACACGGCCGGATTGCGGCTGCTGCGGGTAGCCGCTCGGGCGCGCGCCGAGCACGGCCCGCAGTCACTGGACGCGCTGCAGGCCGCCCTCGGGGCGCACATCTTCGATACGCCACCCGCCGAGGTCACCGACGAAAAGGAGCACCGGGAGCGACGCGGCACTCGGGAATTCGTTGAGCCGATACTGGTCGAGGCGGGTCTGCCCGCCAGCCTGGCCGATGCTCTCGACGACAAAGCCTGGGACGCCGAGATTCGCGCCGACGGTGATGAGGCGCTCAAACTGACCGGCAAAGACGTCGGCACTCCGATCATTCACTTCGAACCACCGGACGGCGTCGCGTTCTTCGGCCCGGTGATCAGCCGGCTTCCCGACAAGGATGCCGCCGTCGAACTGTGGGACCACGTGGTGGGGCTCGCCCGATTCCCCGGATTCTCCGAAATGAAGCGCAGCCTGCGAGAGCGACCGCAGCTGGTGGGGTTCGGCGTGCAGCCCGGCGCGACCGGAAAGGAAGAAGACTGGCACGCCGGCAGCCGCCGTCAGAAGAAATGA
- a CDS encoding NADP-dependent oxidoreductase, whose amino-acid sequence MKAARFNEFGGPDVLEVAELPDPHPGPGEVRIAVRASGINPSDWKKREGLMGDELPQLMGHEAAGIVDELGEGVSDATIGDPVFGLSAEGAAQAELAVLSNYAPIPPSLDFAGAAALPVAVETATRSLDRLGVRSHTVLLVNGASGIVGSAAVQFTVARGARVIGTASPANHEYIRSLGAEAVAYGEGLTERVRALAPDGVDRALDVAGSGVLPELIELAGGPEHVVTIADFLGAREHGVTFSTGDTGRAVHALAEIGELIESGRFALPVAATFPLAEIAQAHRIGQEGHVRGKLVLVIDSASA is encoded by the coding sequence ATGAAAGCAGCCCGGTTCAACGAATTCGGCGGCCCCGACGTGCTTGAAGTCGCCGAATTGCCGGATCCCCATCCCGGACCCGGCGAAGTGCGCATTGCGGTGCGCGCGTCCGGCATCAATCCGAGCGACTGGAAGAAGCGCGAAGGCCTGATGGGCGATGAGCTCCCGCAGCTCATGGGACACGAAGCGGCGGGCATCGTCGACGAACTCGGCGAGGGCGTGAGCGATGCGACAATCGGCGACCCCGTGTTCGGCTTATCGGCCGAAGGCGCAGCACAGGCCGAGCTGGCGGTGCTGTCCAACTATGCGCCAATCCCGCCTTCGCTGGACTTCGCCGGGGCCGCCGCGCTGCCGGTCGCCGTCGAAACCGCCACGCGCTCACTTGACCGGCTTGGCGTCCGCAGTCACACCGTGCTGCTGGTCAACGGCGCGTCCGGAATCGTCGGTAGCGCGGCCGTGCAGTTTACCGTGGCACGCGGCGCCCGCGTCATCGGAACGGCCAGTCCGGCGAACCACGAATACATACGCTCTCTCGGAGCCGAGGCCGTGGCGTACGGCGAGGGTCTCACGGAGCGTGTTCGCGCACTGGCGCCGGACGGCGTCGACAGGGCACTCGATGTCGCCGGCAGCGGCGTCCTGCCCGAGCTGATCGAGCTGGCCGGCGGTCCGGAGCACGTGGTGACCATCGCCGATTTCCTTGGTGCGCGCGAGCACGGCGTGACGTTCAGCACCGGGGACACCGGCCGCGCCGTCCACGCGCTCGCCGAGATCGGCGAGCTGATCGAGTCCGGCCGATTTGCGCTCCCGGTCGCGGCGACGTTTCCGCTTGCCGAGATCGCGCAGGCCCACCGAATCGGTCAGGAAGGGCATGTACGCGGCAAACTCGTGTTGGTGATCGACTCGGCGTCAGCATGA
- a CDS encoding putative immunity protein, whose translation MIFSKTRDPRLVTIRRGGTLTDADHQLLALWAASCAEHVLELFESARPHDPRPRQAINYSRAWVRGEVKMMQARAAGGHAMGAARNLRGAPRFAAYAAGQAGAVAHVAAHDLGAAAYAIKAAQAATPDDAGAAGRRECRWQRDQLPDAVRELVLDDQRLRNDICWSVFDS comes from the coding sequence ATGATCTTTTCGAAGACTCGCGATCCGCGCTTGGTGACGATCCGCCGCGGCGGAACCCTCACCGACGCGGACCATCAGCTCCTCGCGTTGTGGGCGGCGTCCTGCGCCGAACACGTTCTCGAACTGTTCGAGTCCGCCCGGCCGCACGATCCCCGTCCTCGCCAAGCGATCAATTACAGCCGTGCATGGGTGCGCGGCGAGGTCAAGATGATGCAAGCTCGCGCGGCCGGCGGACATGCAATGGGTGCAGCCAGGAACCTGCGCGGGGCGCCCCGGTTTGCCGCCTACGCCGCAGGCCAGGCCGGCGCCGTCGCGCACGTCGCCGCCCATGATCTCGGCGCCGCCGCCTATGCGATCAAGGCGGCGCAGGCTGCGACGCCGGACGATGCCGGGGCCGCCGGACGGCGTGAGTGCCGGTGGCAGCGCGACCAGCTTCCGGACGCCGTGCGCGAGCTCGTGCTCGACGATCAGCGACTCCGCAACGACATTTGCTGGTCGGTTTTCGACAGCTGA
- a CDS encoding helix-turn-helix transcriptional regulator, with the protein MNRTDRLYALVDELRAVAPRPRSARWFADRFEVSARTIERDISALQQSGVPIWAEPGRTGGYCIDRARSMSPLNFTVDEALAVAIALGKMDGTPFHSSATAALRKVVAGMHQDDASRATTLASRVRLLGDDEPTPPASEAFATALSSGSVLRLVYRDRAGQSTERDVEPLGYIGKESHWYLIGWCRLRNGVRAFRWDRIASASATGERPARRAFRPEDLEIPYGELRPLGIE; encoded by the coding sequence ATGAACCGAACCGACCGACTTTACGCGCTCGTCGACGAGTTGCGTGCCGTCGCGCCGCGGCCGCGCAGCGCACGATGGTTTGCCGATCGGTTCGAGGTGAGCGCGCGCACGATCGAGCGCGACATCAGCGCTCTGCAACAGTCCGGCGTCCCGATCTGGGCGGAACCCGGACGTACCGGTGGCTACTGCATCGATCGCGCACGCAGCATGTCGCCGCTGAACTTCACTGTCGATGAGGCGCTGGCAGTCGCGATCGCGCTCGGGAAAATGGACGGGACCCCGTTCCACTCATCCGCAACGGCAGCTCTCCGCAAGGTGGTGGCGGGCATGCACCAGGACGATGCGTCTCGCGCGACGACCTTAGCCTCCAGGGTCAGGCTGCTCGGTGACGACGAGCCTACGCCGCCGGCATCCGAGGCATTTGCCACCGCGCTGAGCTCGGGGAGCGTGCTCCGACTCGTCTACCGCGATCGCGCGGGGCAATCCACCGAGCGGGACGTCGAACCGCTCGGCTACATCGGCAAGGAATCGCACTGGTACTTGATCGGTTGGTGCAGACTGCGAAACGGCGTACGCGCCTTCCGGTGGGACCGCATCGCATCTGCCTCCGCGACCGGCGAACGCCCCGCGCGCCGGGCCTTCCGACCCGAGGACCTCGAGATCCCCTACGGCGAGTTGCGTCCGCTCGGAATCGAGTGA
- a CDS encoding type II toxin-antitoxin system VapC family toxin: protein MIVVDSAAVVDALTAVAGTDALRARLAADELHAPSLVDFEVVSALRGLTLGGHLSATRAEDLLTDFNDLPLQRWPSAHILRRRAFQLRNNTSAYDAAYVALAEALECPLVTRDGRLARSTGHSAHIDVL, encoded by the coding sequence GTGATCGTTGTGGATAGTGCCGCCGTGGTTGATGCACTCACGGCGGTCGCCGGCACCGACGCGCTTCGTGCCCGACTTGCCGCTGACGAGTTGCACGCCCCAAGTCTGGTCGACTTCGAAGTAGTCTCCGCTTTGCGAGGGCTGACCCTTGGGGGCCACCTCAGCGCCACTCGGGCAGAGGATCTCCTTACTGACTTCAACGATCTGCCTCTCCAACGCTGGCCATCAGCGCACATCCTGCGAAGGCGCGCTTTCCAACTGCGCAATAACACCTCTGCCTACGACGCCGCATACGTCGCCTTGGCCGAGGCACTGGAATGCCCACTGGTGACACGAGATGGTCGACTTGCCCGATCAACTGGACATAGCGCTCACATAGACGTTCTGTAA
- a CDS encoding VOC family protein: protein MKVIRVIADLPVPEIDDARNFYGDFLGLDEQSLGLDWVTRFVVPESGEQLQVVSRDATAPENPLLTVKVDDVDEAYASAESRGYEIVHPLTTEPWGIRRFFVRAPDGTVLNIAQHHDPSPTVGAS from the coding sequence ATGAAAGTCATTCGCGTGATAGCCGATCTGCCGGTTCCTGAAATTGACGATGCGAGAAACTTCTATGGGGATTTCCTCGGCCTCGACGAGCAGAGCCTCGGCCTCGACTGGGTCACCCGCTTCGTGGTGCCGGAATCCGGCGAGCAGCTTCAAGTTGTTTCGCGTGACGCGACGGCACCCGAGAACCCGCTGCTCACAGTCAAGGTCGACGACGTCGACGAGGCTTATGCGTCGGCCGAAAGTCGCGGCTACGAGATCGTGCACCCGCTGACGACCGAGCCGTGGGGAATCCGCCGCTTCTTCGTCCGGGCTCCCGACGGGACAGTGCTCAACATTGCCCAGCATCACGATCCGAGCCCCACTGTCGGTGCGAGCTGA
- a CDS encoding RidA family protein yields MAIVRLNPEKLHATAGYAHVTLVDAGRLAVLAGQCPLDHCGNLVGRGDVLGQVDQIATNVTETLAAAGTSADHVIRSVIYVVSDDPDVLASVWDRLTASSIGAAFTTAGTLLGVAALGYRDQLVEVDLTAALP; encoded by the coding sequence ATGGCAATCGTTCGACTCAACCCCGAGAAGCTGCACGCAACGGCTGGGTACGCTCACGTCACGCTCGTTGACGCCGGCCGGCTGGCCGTCCTTGCCGGGCAGTGCCCGCTGGACCACTGCGGAAACCTCGTCGGCCGTGGCGACGTTCTCGGCCAGGTCGATCAGATTGCCACTAATGTCACCGAGACTCTGGCGGCCGCGGGGACCAGCGCCGACCACGTCATTCGATCGGTGATCTACGTGGTGAGCGACGATCCCGACGTACTCGCAAGTGTCTGGGATCGTCTCACTGCCTCGAGCATTGGCGCGGCGTTTACAACTGCCGGCACGTTGCTGGGAGTGGCAGCCCTCGGCTACCGAGATCAACTTGTCGAAGTCGACCTAACTGCCGCTTTGCCCTGA
- a CDS encoding helix-turn-helix domain-containing protein: protein MLKKTLMSPDLARAARALSQVSAKNIADSAGMSKRQLHEYERGRQGLDEEELRRLRRTLEEFGIRFVPEDDDGGYGVRQKFNSRKVRALEQWEDEGGPAYDDDI, encoded by the coding sequence ATGCTGAAGAAGACGTTGATGAGCCCCGATCTGGCGCGCGCAGCCCGCGCACTATCGCAGGTGTCGGCCAAGAACATCGCCGACAGCGCGGGTATGTCCAAGCGCCAACTCCATGAGTACGAACGCGGCCGCCAGGGCCTCGACGAGGAAGAGCTCCGTCGCCTCCGCCGGACTCTGGAGGAATTCGGTATTCGGTTCGTCCCCGAAGACGACGACGGCGGTTACGGGGTGCGGCAGAAGTTCAACTCCCGTAAGGTCCGGGCCTTGGAGCAGTGGGAAGACGAAGGCGGGCCCGCTTATGACGACGACATCTGA
- a CDS encoding putative quinol monooxygenase, giving the protein MSSQDTVTVLIEIHAKCGQEQEARDALLRAIQTSDKPGLVGSTEYADLGDRGTFYAIQVWENARAFHAHMEDAARAGMSQAIQVLREQPKIALLSHLSQPA; this is encoded by the coding sequence ATGAGTAGCCAGGACACAGTTACCGTCCTTATTGAGATTCACGCGAAATGCGGACAGGAGCAGGAAGCCCGTGACGCTCTGCTCCGCGCCATCCAGACTTCCGACAAGCCGGGCCTTGTCGGGTCCACCGAGTATGCGGATCTGGGCGACCGCGGTACCTTCTACGCCATCCAGGTTTGGGAGAATGCACGCGCCTTCCACGCTCACATGGAGGACGCCGCCAGGGCCGGCATGAGCCAGGCTATCCAGGTCCTGCGAGAGCAACCCAAGATCGCGCTACTATCGCACCTCTCACAACCAGCCTGA
- a CDS encoding VOC family protein produces the protein MNLVSVRIISADVARAADFYENVTGGTVVRPHEQFAEVRTDAGTLAIGSIATVDLFGPGSARANDNHTAIIEFLVDDVDAEYVRLREFVSEFVGEPTVMPWGNKSLLFRDPDGNLVNFFTPTTPEARAKFARWDGGREHATSQPGA, from the coding sequence ATGAACCTCGTCTCTGTGCGCATCATCTCGGCCGACGTGGCCAGGGCCGCCGACTTTTACGAAAACGTCACCGGCGGCACCGTCGTGCGGCCTCACGAACAGTTCGCAGAAGTCCGCACGGACGCCGGAACGCTTGCCATCGGCAGCATCGCCACCGTTGATCTTTTCGGCCCTGGATCGGCTCGCGCCAACGACAATCACACGGCCATCATCGAATTCCTTGTCGACGACGTCGATGCCGAATACGTGCGCCTGCGCGAATTCGTCTCGGAATTCGTGGGCGAGCCGACAGTGATGCCCTGGGGCAACAAATCGCTGCTCTTCCGCGACCCTGACGGCAATCTTGTCAATTTCTTCACCCCGACCACTCCGGAGGCGCGCGCCAAATTCGCCCGCTGGGACGGCGGCCGTGAACACGCGACGTCGCAGCCCGGCGCGTGA
- a CDS encoding EVE domain-containing protein, which yields MSKRRYWVLVVSRDHANRGVAGGFVMANHGKRAPLARMSRGDGLFIYSPTDTYPGGRPLRAITFVGEVTGDEPEPSEVIAGGYCRRAHLREIEPLPLSRVREYLPASRLRFGFFELDKENSEAIHELLAS from the coding sequence ATGTCGAAGAGACGGTACTGGGTATTGGTGGTCTCGCGCGACCACGCCAATCGCGGAGTCGCGGGCGGATTTGTGATGGCCAACCACGGTAAGCGAGCACCGCTGGCGCGGATGTCGCGTGGCGACGGCCTCTTCATCTATTCGCCGACTGATACGTACCCCGGCGGCCGGCCGCTCCGCGCGATCACCTTCGTCGGGGAGGTCACCGGCGACGAGCCGGAACCCAGCGAGGTCATTGCCGGTGGGTATTGTCGCCGGGCACACCTTCGCGAGATTGAGCCGCTTCCTCTTTCGCGGGTGCGCGAGTACTTACCTGCGTCTCGCCTGCGATTCGGCTTCTTCGAACTCGATAAGGAGAACTCAGAGGCGATTCACGAGCTACTCGCGTCATGA
- a CDS encoding TetR/AcrR family transcriptional regulator, translated as MARRDEIVQAAIELAEKEGIGALSVRRVAAATGIGATTLRHYFPTQDALAVAVVREMSAGGPADGDIFDRSRPALDRLAECLDQYLLIDETRKASLELWLQLRDAGSDDSNGSFAGLMQSAYSVLNDTVTHWLLVLANEGRIDRVDVEPATFTIVSFLDGLAMRHINGLVDDPAQLRRRLRWLLTRLLHERTS; from the coding sequence ATGGCGCGACGCGACGAGATCGTGCAGGCTGCTATAGAGCTTGCGGAGAAGGAAGGCATCGGCGCGCTGAGTGTGCGACGAGTCGCCGCGGCCACAGGCATCGGAGCGACAACATTGCGTCATTACTTTCCGACACAGGACGCTCTCGCGGTCGCCGTTGTCCGTGAGATGTCCGCCGGAGGCCCGGCCGATGGAGACATCTTCGACCGCTCGCGGCCGGCGCTGGATCGCCTGGCCGAATGTCTTGACCAGTACCTACTCATCGACGAGACCAGGAAGGCCAGTCTCGAACTGTGGTTGCAGCTGCGCGATGCCGGAAGCGACGACTCCAATGGGTCGTTCGCTGGCTTGATGCAGAGCGCGTACTCGGTTCTGAACGACACCGTGACCCATTGGCTGCTGGTTCTCGCGAATGAGGGCCGGATCGACCGAGTGGATGTCGAGCCGGCCACGTTCACCATCGTGTCGTTTCTCGACGGCTTAGCCATGAGGCACATCAACGGGCTCGTTGACGATCCGGCCCAACTCCGCCGCCGGCTACGTTGGCTCCTGACAAGACTCCTACACGAGCGAACATCCTAA
- a CDS encoding FitA-like ribbon-helix-helix domain-containing protein gives MPSLLQIRNVPDEVRRALKARAAAQGESLNAYLLSVLNREVSQPTVAEVLDRAARRSERAPVSAVDVLGEARSERDGQLQQVPTR, from the coding sequence ATGCCCTCGTTGTTACAGATCAGGAACGTGCCCGACGAAGTGCGCCGTGCACTCAAGGCGCGGGCAGCTGCTCAAGGTGAGTCCTTGAATGCATACCTGTTGAGCGTTCTCAACCGAGAGGTCTCGCAGCCGACGGTCGCCGAGGTACTTGACCGCGCTGCTCGGCGTAGCGAACGAGCGCCGGTGTCGGCAGTCGACGTCCTCGGCGAGGCACGTTCAGAGCGTGACGGCCAGTTGCAGCAGGTTCCGACGCGGTGA